Proteins from a single region of Gossypium arboreum isolate Shixiya-1 chromosome 1, ASM2569848v2, whole genome shotgun sequence:
- the LOC108480902 gene encoding uncharacterized protein LOC108480902 produces the protein MATLMLSLKTALISTGVISVAILLKVSAPSVTEFVTSGIPSIYGLILSFLRPPYLYLLINGIIISIVASSKLQAQKPESTQQINPSPEIVSQALKVPSEVFSNEYSYGTPAATVLVAEEIKRTVEEEQVKVVTEAAPAPLRTESMELINLMADKPPVARRFGQRKAVKAAMEGKALRVSKPKRHDTLEATWKTITEGRPMPLTRHLKKSDTWEQRTQKDHNTPPPPLPNTMKKSDTFNEHSREPPLARSSGSGKLKKDPSLSQDELNRRVEAFIKKFNEEMRLQRQESLNQYQEMIRRGAQ, from the exons ATGGCTACTCTAATGCTCTCTCTCAAAACAGCGCTAATATCAACTGGAGTCATATCCGTAGCGATTCTGCTTAAAGTTTCAGCTCCATCGGTGACTGAGTTTGTAACGTCTGGTATTCCTTCAATTTACGGTTTAATACTCTCTTTTCTTCGGCCTCCGTACCTTTACCTTCTTATCAACGGCATCATCATCTCTATCGTCGCCTCTTCCAAGCTACAGGCGCAGAAACCAGAGTCTACTCAACAAATTAATCCTTCGCCGGAGATAGTTTCGCAGGCGCTCAAGGTTCCAAGTGAAGTATTTAGCAATGAGTACAGTTACGGAACTCCTGCAGCAACAGTCTTGGTGGCGGAGGAGATTAAGAGAACGGTGGAAGAGGAGCAAGTTAAAGTGGTGACGGAGGCGGCACCGGCACCATTGAGGACTGAATCTATGGAGCTTATTAATTTGATGGCGGATAAGCCGCCAGTGGCGAGGAGATTCGGTCAGCGGAAAGCTGTGAAAGCGGCCATGGAAG GGAAAGCCTTGAGAGTGTCGAAGCCAAAACGGCACGATACATTGGAGGCAACGTGGAAAACGATCACGGAGGGTCGTCCGATGCCGTTAACACGTCACCTGAAGAAATCCGACACTTGGGAACAACGCACTCAAAAGGACCATAATACCCCTCCCCCTCCTCTCCCCAACACCATGAAGAAATCTGATACATTCAACGAACACTCCAGGGAACCGCCACTGGCTCGATCCTCCGGCTCAGGAAAACTCAAGAAAGACCCTTCGTTGAGTCAGGACGAGTTGAACCGCCGAGTGGAAGCGTTCATTAAGAAATTCAATGAGGAAATGAGGTTGCAAAGGCAGGAGTCTTTGAATCAGTATCAGGAAATGATTAGAAGAGGGGCACAGTAG